A stretch of Rubinisphaera margarita DNA encodes these proteins:
- a CDS encoding alpha/beta fold hydrolase, producing MILPSRLLLPVLSLLIAITPLFAEPIDHDTALRRYFEAKTSQVESETAERLHDLDEFQTRQSEYRQQLAEMLGLHPQPEKTPLKPTVTGEIKTDSFTVKNLHYQALPGLYVTANLYLPNEVTEPLPAILYVCGHSRNVKDGVSYGNKVGYHHHGVWFASNGYVCLTIDTIQLGEFQGVHHGTYRGDMWWWNSRGYTPAGVEAWTGIRGIDYLQSLEQVDPERIGVTGRSGGGAYSWWVAALDERVKAAVPVAGITSMRNHVVDDCIEGHCDCMFQINNQQWDFSMIPALVAPRALLITNTDKDSIFPLDGVMDVYWDVRRVYDHYDAGDKLGVAIAEGPHKDTQRLQVNAFEWFDRFLKKTDRVSMPAQKLFEPEELRVFRDLPEDERTSNIHDTFVPTSSPEVPETASAWKQQTEQLKNQLREKCFPDWPADSNTPELTSVGESTTEDIVTETLRFESEASVPLTLTLKKSRSFDKNKPASLKFHVNTGDTSASPQSPQEIVAIFAPRGVGPHAWSGDDREQIHIRRRFALLGQTADASRVWDIIAAVNAVRGRPECKEAPCELIATGSPAVNALYAALFASTPVDQLTLSELPASHQDGPDYLGVLKILDIPYTLAMVANRTPVELQQTDKTVLSTYRKASEIPDLDLESVTISDQNVATIPSSDSQDEDAMKTLGGLQYWSDIHFFRDYRIQQNVLTSQCRLLDRRNNRHASGSFEECVTALEGIRTEKNLAPMSGEAVVLLHGILRSANSFTPLRVALEKDGYYAIPVNYPSTRITIEKAAEDLHRVITSLEGIETVHLVGHSMGGLVIRAWFALPQTQSQTQRIGRVIMMGTPNHGAELADRLHRFPPFQWVMGQAGQQLRTDFGTVDKLPIPTVPFGIIAGGRGENTNGYNPLMQGDDDGTVTVASTHLEGESDFCSFPCLHMLLMRDPRSIEATRNFLKHGSFTDQALTE from the coding sequence ATGATCCTTCCCAGTCGCCTGCTGCTACCGGTTCTTTCTCTCCTCATTGCGATCACACCGCTTTTCGCTGAGCCCATCGATCACGACACCGCACTCCGACGCTACTTTGAAGCCAAGACCTCCCAGGTCGAATCCGAAACCGCCGAACGCCTTCACGATCTCGACGAATTCCAGACCCGCCAGTCCGAATACCGGCAGCAACTCGCCGAAATGCTCGGCCTGCACCCCCAGCCCGAAAAGACACCGCTCAAACCGACCGTCACCGGCGAGATCAAGACCGACTCCTTCACCGTCAAAAACCTGCACTATCAGGCTCTCCCCGGGCTTTACGTCACGGCCAATCTCTATCTGCCCAACGAAGTCACCGAACCGCTCCCGGCCATCCTCTACGTCTGCGGACACTCCCGCAACGTGAAAGACGGCGTCAGCTACGGCAACAAAGTCGGCTACCATCATCACGGCGTCTGGTTCGCCAGTAACGGCTATGTCTGCCTCACGATCGACACCATCCAGCTCGGGGAATTTCAGGGCGTCCATCACGGAACCTATCGTGGCGACATGTGGTGGTGGAACTCACGTGGCTACACCCCGGCTGGTGTCGAAGCCTGGACTGGCATTCGCGGCATCGATTACCTCCAGTCCCTCGAACAGGTCGATCCCGAACGCATCGGCGTCACCGGCCGCAGCGGCGGCGGAGCCTACTCCTGGTGGGTCGCCGCCCTCGATGAACGCGTCAAAGCCGCCGTCCCTGTGGCCGGCATCACCAGTATGCGGAACCACGTCGTCGACGACTGCATCGAAGGCCACTGCGACTGCATGTTCCAGATCAACAACCAGCAGTGGGACTTCTCAATGATCCCCGCTCTGGTCGCCCCACGAGCACTGCTCATCACCAACACCGACAAGGATTCCATCTTCCCGCTCGACGGCGTCATGGACGTCTACTGGGATGTCCGCCGCGTCTACGACCACTACGACGCCGGCGACAAACTCGGCGTCGCCATCGCCGAAGGCCCCCACAAAGACACTCAACGACTCCAGGTCAACGCCTTCGAATGGTTCGACCGCTTCCTCAAAAAGACCGATCGCGTCAGCATGCCAGCCCAGAAACTGTTCGAGCCGGAAGAACTTCGCGTCTTCCGCGATCTGCCTGAAGACGAGCGGACCTCCAACATCCACGACACCTTCGTCCCCACCAGTTCTCCGGAAGTCCCCGAAACCGCCAGTGCCTGGAAACAGCAGACCGAGCAACTGAAAAATCAGCTCCGCGAAAAATGCTTCCCCGACTGGCCCGCCGACTCGAACACTCCCGAACTGACATCCGTGGGAGAATCGACGACCGAAGACATCGTCACCGAAACACTGCGTTTCGAATCCGAAGCCAGCGTGCCCCTCACGCTCACACTCAAGAAGTCGCGTTCCTTCGACAAGAACAAACCGGCCAGCCTCAAGTTTCACGTCAACACCGGCGACACGTCTGCATCACCACAGTCTCCGCAGGAAATCGTCGCCATCTTCGCCCCTCGCGGCGTCGGTCCTCACGCCTGGTCCGGAGACGATCGTGAGCAGATCCACATCCGGCGTCGCTTCGCCCTGCTTGGTCAGACCGCCGATGCCTCTCGTGTCTGGGACATCATCGCTGCCGTAAACGCAGTCCGCGGTCGTCCCGAATGCAAAGAAGCCCCCTGCGAACTCATTGCCACCGGATCACCGGCGGTCAACGCCCTCTACGCGGCTCTCTTCGCCTCAACTCCTGTGGACCAACTGACCCTCTCCGAACTCCCTGCGTCCCATCAGGACGGGCCGGACTATCTCGGTGTCCTGAAGATCCTCGACATTCCTTACACTCTGGCCATGGTCGCCAACCGCACGCCTGTCGAACTGCAGCAAACCGACAAAACCGTCCTGTCGACCTACCGCAAGGCCAGCGAGATCCCCGATCTCGACCTGGAATCGGTCACCATCTCCGACCAGAACGTTGCCACAATCCCGTCATCCGATTCACAGGACGAAGACGCCATGAAGACCCTGGGGGGACTGCAGTACTGGAGTGACATTCACTTCTTTCGCGACTATCGCATCCAGCAGAATGTCTTGACCTCTCAGTGCCGCCTGCTCGATCGCCGGAACAATCGCCACGCCTCCGGCTCGTTCGAGGAATGCGTAACCGCCCTGGAAGGCATCCGCACCGAGAAGAACCTCGCCCCCATGTCCGGCGAAGCTGTCGTCCTGCTCCACGGCATCCTTCGCTCCGCTAACTCCTTCACTCCCCTGCGAGTCGCTCTCGAGAAGGACGGCTACTACGCGATCCCCGTCAATTATCCCAGCACTCGCATCACCATCGAAAAAGCAGCCGAAGACCTGCACCGCGTCATCACGTCCCTTGAAGGCATCGAAACCGTCCATCTCGTCGGACACAGCATGGGCGGCCTCGTCATCCGAGCCTGGTTCGCCCTGCCACAGACGCAGTCACAGACGCAGCGAATCGGCCGCGTCATCATGATGGGCACCCCCAATCACGGAGCCGAACTGGCCGACCGCCTCCACCGCTTCCCGCCATTCCAATGGGTCATGGGGCAGGCCGGTCAGCAACTCCGGACCGACTTCGGCACCGTCGATAAACTCCCCATTCCCACCGTGCCATTCGGCATCATCGCCGGCGGTCGGGGCGAGAACACGAACGGCTACAACCCGCTTATGCAGGGCGACGACGATGGCACCGTCACCGTCGCCAGTACGCACCTTGAAGGGGAAAGCGATTTCTGCTCATTCCCCTGCCTCCACATGCTGCTGATGCGAGATCCACGCAGCATCGAAGCCACACGCAACTTCCTCAAGCACGGCTCCTTCACCGACCAGGCACTCACCGAATAA
- a CDS encoding outer membrane protein assembly factor BamB family protein — translation MMQFRRTPFWLFFGLLISLVNAPRVGAQEDAGDPPAAEKKEQKPVENPLKNALKRLLGGGKDDGPAGVELPKIEEGEPRAPSDPRIPSIREHEMVLENARARAEMGQWPEAIQIYQNLLDAPVDSVMRGDDGQYRSLRWDVQERIGSMPPGARETYERTYGGLAKKMLDDAFDASDMAVIREVAERFFHTKAGQAAANRIASLHVDRGEFAIAAQWYRRLAESGSELSQDPVWRFKAAAVFEKGGVKSPETEPFGQMPEADVKVLERRLPGKSLVEVREAWKSLTTFFNPPLDDWLHPGGAKNRSGHASGGHPLLISAWQKTTTEHSDVRDQVRSLQDDLEVSRTPAIPAMQPISVGSQVIFRTFDGLCVVDSETGYVQWESRETVPPSRLMTSGSKSSVHQQNFVIRGNVVTPYQGTQTENHPLANFLFRNGVHGTMTSDGSDVYVIEQNAVLSNLLGSSYYTNNSLEDNDPYRRDWGSNRLTAYDLKTGQQKWNVGGERLSGRLDSALAGTFFLGPPLADGGELFVMGEQDNAIRLYCLASGSGDVKWSCLLAYTDLPINQDAMRRWWPAQVALSDGVLVCPTSVGLLVGVDRAAAEVVWISSYKDSETNENKRQFRGGGYAPVSPGSLNDRWFPTPPQVVGQAIVMAPAESRMLAGFRLGDGEELWRIHDVEGGLYVAGAYEGQMLLVGRRELTAVEAATGNRLWSREYGDFDAVARSEGWLPSGRGIMLEGQLLLPMAGREIWYFDLEKNEFVGRAAIEEEEFRLGNLIMSQGRLISASAGEVAMFEPKADVEADVKQRLAADPSDFRALTRQAQILLLEKRFVDALTALRQIDEAALSGPEEGTYQRQMRQTLFQVVEAKETPSDAELEELKQYVVSRDDQERYLRLRARAASVARRYTEALETYGELSRLGGRKLVQDTTQPALEVREDVWLSARLRELWEKSTGEVSSRITAAVMDAGQRAMASGEIEAMRNVIAIYGFHPALEELYLMLAERAAEEQDYALAEYALDTLAAREDPSVRASALTAKIALLESFGLIEDAGFLASRLSDFDRELVMLDGSTVGEWVREFEQRVQPAAVPETSWGDYDYEVSHFGTSQWTQQTGTVNLEQSKLPFYRRHRFVYDQRRSRLEILRNDTDELVWSIPLQQADYMPTSNVLPVRVHGHLMTVYSQGMVQCYSLPDRELVWAQPVVRQAGNAGVVSPSKATIRSLQRAKSATSRFRMNQGRSQYGPLVLMTETTVCFRGRNELLAVDVVDGSIRWVRRGIPQEALIYGDNDRLCVVPPDLAETQVIDTRDGRALDVEGLETLLSEGIAFVDEVVVTVSERDPSDALAAELDDVGRSAAPVKRVMILEGRNLLSRESLWQIAVLEDDYLGMVDDRRVAIVRRNGSVELVDAASGESVVSAVDERLKRPHLNDVLAFTEENRLYVVLNHSNTHSTYLNIANHRVNGLVASIDVKQGEVAWVHETEKLNLVLEDLHQMPVLILAGTKHEQKHNLYLGMFYVQIIDKETGKVMLDRSILTQNQVQQISWQGSTHQIRLHAYNAIFTVKPKEDFARKEPPGVEVESD, via the coding sequence ATGATGCAATTCCGCCGAACTCCTTTCTGGCTGTTTTTCGGTCTCCTGATTTCGCTGGTCAATGCTCCGCGAGTTGGTGCTCAGGAAGATGCCGGCGATCCGCCTGCTGCGGAAAAGAAGGAACAGAAGCCGGTCGAGAACCCGTTGAAAAATGCGCTGAAGCGACTGTTGGGCGGCGGGAAGGATGACGGGCCGGCCGGTGTCGAATTGCCGAAGATTGAAGAGGGAGAACCTCGAGCGCCGAGCGATCCTCGAATTCCGTCGATTCGCGAGCATGAGATGGTGCTTGAGAATGCGCGCGCTCGAGCCGAGATGGGGCAGTGGCCGGAAGCGATTCAGATTTATCAGAACCTGCTCGATGCGCCGGTGGACTCGGTGATGCGGGGTGATGATGGTCAGTATCGGTCGTTACGATGGGATGTGCAGGAACGGATCGGTTCGATGCCGCCAGGGGCCCGGGAAACGTACGAGCGAACGTACGGAGGGCTGGCGAAGAAGATGCTGGATGACGCGTTCGACGCCTCGGACATGGCGGTGATCCGCGAAGTGGCGGAGCGGTTCTTTCATACGAAAGCGGGACAGGCGGCGGCGAATCGGATTGCGTCTCTGCACGTGGATCGTGGGGAGTTTGCAATCGCCGCTCAGTGGTACCGCCGACTGGCGGAAAGTGGCAGCGAATTGTCTCAGGATCCAGTCTGGCGTTTTAAGGCGGCAGCTGTCTTCGAGAAGGGCGGCGTGAAATCGCCTGAAACCGAGCCGTTCGGACAGATGCCGGAAGCGGATGTGAAGGTGCTGGAGCGGCGTTTGCCGGGAAAATCGCTGGTGGAAGTTCGGGAGGCGTGGAAGTCTCTGACGACGTTTTTCAATCCGCCGCTGGATGACTGGTTGCATCCGGGGGGGGCGAAGAATCGGAGTGGACATGCCTCGGGAGGGCATCCGCTGCTGATCAGTGCGTGGCAGAAGACGACGACGGAGCATTCGGACGTACGGGATCAGGTGCGATCGCTGCAGGATGATCTGGAAGTGTCGCGGACGCCGGCGATTCCGGCGATGCAGCCGATCAGCGTGGGGTCTCAGGTGATTTTCCGGACATTCGATGGATTGTGTGTCGTTGACAGTGAAACCGGTTATGTGCAGTGGGAGTCTCGGGAGACGGTGCCGCCGTCGCGACTGATGACTTCAGGAAGCAAGAGCTCAGTCCATCAGCAGAACTTTGTGATACGCGGGAATGTGGTCACTCCGTATCAGGGGACACAGACGGAGAATCATCCCCTGGCGAACTTTCTGTTCCGCAATGGCGTGCACGGGACGATGACGAGTGATGGTTCGGATGTGTATGTGATTGAACAGAATGCGGTGCTGTCCAATCTGCTGGGGTCTTCGTACTACACGAACAATTCACTGGAGGACAATGACCCCTATCGCCGGGACTGGGGTTCGAACCGGTTGACAGCGTACGATCTGAAGACCGGTCAACAGAAGTGGAATGTTGGCGGGGAGCGGTTGTCGGGGCGACTGGATTCCGCGCTGGCGGGGACGTTCTTTCTGGGGCCTCCGCTGGCTGATGGAGGCGAGCTGTTCGTGATGGGAGAGCAGGACAATGCGATCCGACTTTACTGTCTGGCGAGTGGCTCGGGGGATGTGAAGTGGTCGTGCCTGCTGGCGTACACGGATCTGCCGATCAATCAAGATGCAATGCGACGATGGTGGCCTGCTCAAGTTGCGCTGTCCGACGGCGTGCTGGTATGCCCGACGAGTGTGGGGCTGCTGGTGGGTGTGGATCGCGCGGCCGCCGAGGTGGTGTGGATTTCGAGCTACAAAGATAGTGAGACGAACGAGAACAAACGGCAGTTCCGTGGAGGCGGCTACGCGCCGGTGTCCCCGGGATCGTTGAATGATCGGTGGTTTCCGACGCCGCCGCAGGTCGTGGGGCAGGCGATTGTGATGGCTCCAGCTGAGTCGCGCATGCTGGCGGGTTTCCGTCTGGGGGACGGGGAGGAACTGTGGCGGATTCATGACGTCGAGGGCGGCCTGTACGTCGCCGGGGCTTATGAGGGGCAGATGCTGTTAGTGGGCCGGCGCGAGCTGACGGCGGTGGAAGCGGCAACGGGGAATCGACTCTGGTCTCGGGAGTACGGCGACTTCGATGCCGTCGCTCGGAGTGAAGGCTGGCTGCCGAGTGGCCGGGGTATCATGCTGGAAGGTCAACTGCTGTTGCCGATGGCGGGGCGGGAGATCTGGTATTTCGATCTGGAAAAGAATGAGTTTGTGGGACGGGCGGCGATCGAAGAGGAGGAATTCCGGCTGGGCAATCTGATCATGTCGCAGGGTCGGCTGATTTCGGCGTCTGCCGGAGAAGTGGCGATGTTCGAGCCGAAAGCGGATGTCGAAGCGGATGTGAAACAGCGACTGGCCGCGGATCCGTCGGACTTTCGAGCATTGACGCGGCAGGCGCAGATTCTGCTGCTGGAGAAGCGATTTGTGGATGCGCTGACGGCGCTGCGTCAGATCGATGAGGCTGCGCTGAGCGGGCCGGAGGAAGGGACTTACCAACGACAGATGCGGCAGACGCTGTTTCAGGTCGTCGAAGCCAAAGAGACGCCTTCGGACGCCGAGCTTGAGGAATTGAAGCAATATGTTGTCTCGCGGGATGATCAGGAGCGATATCTGCGATTGCGTGCGCGGGCGGCGAGTGTGGCGAGGCGATACACGGAAGCCTTGGAAACCTACGGGGAGTTGAGCCGCCTGGGAGGCCGGAAACTGGTCCAGGATACGACGCAGCCTGCGCTGGAAGTTCGTGAGGATGTGTGGTTGTCGGCCCGTCTGCGGGAGTTGTGGGAGAAGTCGACTGGGGAGGTCTCGTCACGAATCACGGCTGCGGTGATGGACGCCGGTCAACGGGCGATGGCGAGCGGTGAGATTGAGGCGATGCGGAATGTGATCGCGATCTATGGCTTTCATCCGGCACTGGAGGAGTTGTATCTGATGCTGGCGGAGCGAGCCGCGGAAGAGCAGGATTACGCTCTGGCCGAGTATGCACTGGATACGCTGGCGGCTCGAGAAGATCCGTCGGTCCGGGCGAGTGCTTTGACGGCGAAGATCGCTTTACTGGAGAGTTTTGGTCTGATTGAGGACGCGGGATTTCTCGCGAGTCGGCTGTCCGACTTTGATCGTGAGCTGGTGATGTTGGATGGCTCGACGGTGGGTGAGTGGGTCAGAGAGTTTGAACAGCGAGTGCAACCGGCCGCCGTTCCGGAAACTTCGTGGGGAGACTATGACTATGAGGTGTCGCATTTCGGGACTTCCCAGTGGACGCAGCAGACGGGGACGGTGAATCTGGAGCAGTCGAAGTTGCCTTTCTATCGGCGACATCGTTTTGTGTACGATCAACGGCGATCGCGGCTGGAGATTCTGCGGAATGACACGGATGAGCTGGTGTGGTCGATTCCGTTGCAGCAGGCTGACTACATGCCGACGTCGAACGTGTTGCCGGTTCGTGTTCATGGTCATCTGATGACGGTCTATTCGCAGGGCATGGTGCAGTGTTATTCGCTGCCGGACCGCGAGTTGGTCTGGGCGCAGCCGGTCGTGAGACAGGCGGGGAACGCGGGGGTTGTTTCGCCGAGCAAGGCGACGATTCGTTCGTTGCAGCGGGCGAAGTCGGCGACTTCGCGATTCCGAATGAATCAGGGGCGGAGTCAGTACGGTCCACTGGTGTTGATGACCGAGACGACGGTCTGCTTCCGGGGACGGAACGAGTTGCTGGCCGTCGATGTGGTGGATGGTTCGATTCGGTGGGTGCGTCGGGGGATTCCGCAGGAGGCGTTGATCTATGGCGATAATGACCGTTTGTGTGTGGTGCCGCCGGATCTGGCGGAAACCCAGGTGATTGATACGCGAGATGGACGAGCGCTGGACGTCGAGGGGCTCGAAACGCTGCTGTCGGAGGGGATCGCTTTTGTCGACGAGGTGGTGGTAACGGTGAGCGAGCGGGATCCTTCGGATGCTTTGGCGGCGGAGCTGGATGACGTGGGCCGATCAGCGGCCCCGGTCAAGCGGGTGATGATTCTGGAAGGTCGTAATCTGTTGAGCCGAGAGTCGCTGTGGCAGATTGCGGTTCTGGAAGATGATTATCTGGGGATGGTGGATGATCGGCGAGTGGCGATCGTTCGGCGGAATGGGAGTGTGGAGCTGGTCGATGCGGCGAGTGGGGAGAGTGTTGTTTCCGCGGTCGATGAGCGGTTGAAGCGGCCCCATTTGAATGATGTTCTGGCCTTTACGGAGGAGAATCGACTGTATGTGGTGTTGAATCATTCGAACACGCATTCAACGTATTTGAACATCGCGAATCATCGCGTGAATGGGTTGGTTGCGAGTATTGATGTCAAGCAGGGCGAGGTTGCATGGGTGCATGAGACGGAGAAGCTGAATCTCGTGCTGGAAGATCTGCATCAGATGCCGGTGCTGATTCTGGCGGGGACGAAGCATGAGCAGAAGCACAACCTGTATCTGGGGATGTTCTATGTGCAGATCATTGACAAGGAAACGGGAAAGGTCATGCTGGACCGCTCGATTCTGACGCAGAATCAGGTGCAGCAGATTTCCTGGCAGGGATCGACGCATCAGATTCGTCTGCATGCTTATAACGCGATCTTCACGGTGAAGCCGAAAGAAGATTTCGCGAGGAAAGAACCTCCCGGGGTAGAAGTGGAGTCTGACTGA
- a CDS encoding ThiF family adenylyltransferase, whose protein sequence is MNPDRYRKQILFQPIGSEGQQRLADARVAIIGCGALGSSIAETLTRAGVGYLRIIDRDFVDLSNLQRQHLFTEADVTSHQPKAIAASQRLQEINSEVTIEPHVTDAHSGNIAALVHSCDLIMDGTDNFETRFLINDIALETSTPWISGGVIAARGQVFTIVPQQTACLRCLLDGEPPQTETCDTSGVIGPAVNIIASLQCTRALQWITSAGSHIDRRMTIVDAWEGSFQQVDLTSLWQDRDCPACTGSERLWLSGKRGSQSTALCGRNAVQIAPSERRTIDLAAQAEQWKPLGQVSLNPFLLWLQPQDSPDHEIHLFRDGRAIIKGTEDLALARTLYNRYVPS, encoded by the coding sequence ATGAATCCCGACCGCTATCGCAAGCAGATCCTCTTCCAGCCCATCGGCTCCGAAGGCCAGCAGCGTCTCGCCGACGCACGTGTCGCCATCATCGGCTGCGGCGCGCTCGGCTCCTCCATTGCCGAAACACTCACCCGCGCCGGCGTCGGCTATCTCCGCATCATCGACCGCGACTTCGTCGACCTCTCCAACCTGCAGCGGCAACACCTTTTCACTGAAGCCGATGTCACCTCCCATCAGCCCAAAGCCATCGCCGCCAGCCAGCGTCTTCAGGAGATCAACTCCGAAGTCACCATCGAACCGCACGTCACCGACGCCCACTCCGGCAACATTGCCGCCCTGGTCCACTCCTGCGACCTCATCATGGATGGAACCGACAACTTCGAGACCCGCTTCCTCATCAACGACATCGCTCTCGAAACCAGCACCCCCTGGATCTCCGGCGGCGTGATCGCTGCTCGCGGACAGGTCTTCACCATCGTCCCCCAACAGACCGCCTGTCTCCGCTGCCTGCTCGATGGCGAACCGCCTCAAACTGAAACCTGCGACACCTCCGGCGTCATCGGCCCCGCGGTCAACATCATCGCTTCACTCCAGTGCACGCGGGCGCTGCAGTGGATCACATCCGCCGGCTCTCACATCGATCGCCGCATGACCATCGTCGATGCCTGGGAAGGATCGTTTCAGCAGGTCGATCTCACCTCCCTCTGGCAGGACCGCGACTGCCCCGCCTGCACTGGCTCTGAACGCCTCTGGCTCTCCGGCAAACGCGGCAGCCAGTCCACTGCACTGTGTGGCCGCAATGCCGTCCAGATCGCCCCCAGCGAACGCCGCACCATCGACCTCGCCGCCCAGGCCGAACAATGGAAGCCCCTCGGCCAGGTCTCCCTCAACCCCTTCCTCCTCTGGCTCCAGCCACAGGATTCCCCCGACCACGAAATCCACCTCTTCCGCGACGGCCGAGCCATCATCAAAGGCACCGAAGACCTCGCCCTCGCTCGCACCCTCTACAACCGCTACGTCCCGTCCTAG
- a CDS encoding ParB N-terminal domain-containing protein, with the protein MRIETVAIERLKPAPYNPRVELKPGMAEFERLKRSLTEFDLVQPLVWNERTGHVVGGHQRLAILQEEGTSEVPVVVVDLPMEREKALNVVLNNERAGGRWDVAKLQELMGELVELPDFDETLTGFSEEDLNELMLKPVMELPVEREGDEGAIVVTCHVTQEDWEVFRERMDELLDVVEFEMHVKGV; encoded by the coding sequence ATGCGCATTGAGACGGTGGCGATCGAGCGGCTGAAGCCGGCTCCTTATAACCCGCGGGTCGAGCTGAAGCCGGGGATGGCGGAGTTCGAGCGGTTGAAGCGTTCGTTGACGGAGTTCGACCTGGTGCAGCCGCTGGTTTGGAACGAGCGGACGGGGCATGTGGTCGGGGGGCATCAGCGGCTGGCGATTCTTCAGGAGGAAGGGACGAGCGAGGTGCCGGTGGTTGTGGTCGATCTGCCGATGGAGCGGGAGAAGGCGTTGAATGTGGTGCTCAATAATGAGCGGGCGGGTGGTCGGTGGGATGTGGCGAAGCTGCAGGAGCTGATGGGCGAGCTCGTTGAGTTGCCGGACTTTGATGAGACGCTGACGGGATTCAGCGAGGAGGATCTGAACGAGCTGATGTTGAAGCCGGTGATGGAACTGCCGGTGGAGCGTGAGGGGGATGAGGGAGCAATTGTGGTGACGTGCCATGTCACTCAGGAAGACTGGGAGGTGTTTCGGGAGCGGATGGATGAGCTTCTGGATGTGGTGGAGTTTGAGATGCATGTGAAGGGGGTGTAG
- a CDS encoding ATP-binding cassette domain-containing protein, which yields MLVSVAYDFLPKRRTVRTSQVMDCFGVDFEQGRYVLAEELELAVEAGQVVCFTGDSGSGKSSLMRAAAGQLEGVLDIDSLELEQVSLIDGLGLDVAEGLRVLGACGLGEAQVMLRTPAELSDGQRYRYRLAKAIADQPQWILADEFTATLDRTLAKVIAFNVRKICSRMGIGFLLATTHEDVVVDLEPDVHVRCRLGEEPVVVAGDCDGEGDAAAGKKSSASPMRSGSVRRPGTTGRISLGGITERMRLDSSCM from the coding sequence ATGTTGGTGTCGGTGGCTTATGACTTTTTGCCGAAACGGCGGACGGTGCGGACTTCGCAGGTGATGGATTGTTTTGGGGTCGATTTCGAGCAGGGGCGGTATGTGCTGGCGGAGGAGCTGGAGTTGGCGGTGGAGGCGGGGCAGGTGGTTTGCTTCACCGGGGATTCGGGGTCGGGGAAGTCGAGTCTGATGCGGGCGGCGGCTGGTCAGCTGGAGGGTGTGCTCGATATTGATTCGCTGGAACTGGAGCAGGTTTCGTTGATTGACGGGCTGGGGCTGGATGTCGCGGAGGGGCTGCGAGTGCTGGGAGCGTGTGGTCTCGGCGAAGCTCAGGTAATGCTGCGGACGCCGGCGGAGTTGAGTGACGGGCAGCGGTATCGGTATCGACTGGCGAAGGCGATTGCGGATCAACCACAGTGGATTCTGGCTGATGAGTTCACGGCGACACTGGATCGGACGCTGGCGAAGGTGATTGCGTTCAACGTGCGGAAGATCTGTTCGCGGATGGGGATCGGCTTTCTGCTGGCGACGACGCATGAGGATGTGGTTGTGGATCTGGAGCCGGATGTGCATGTGCGGTGTCGGCTGGGGGAAGAGCCGGTGGTGGTGGCTGGCGATTGTGACGGAGAGGGGGATGCGGCTGCTGGAAAAAAGTCATCAGCTTCGCCGATGAGATCTGGGTCAGTGAGGCGTCCCGGAACGACTGGCCGTATTTCGCTCGGTGGCATTACCGAACGCATGCGGTTGGATTCGTCGTGCATGTGA